The Ananas comosus cultivar F153 linkage group 4, ASM154086v1, whole genome shotgun sequence region actttaaaaatattctgtatattttctcaagcatacaattaatagcaagatagGCAACGGTAGGCATATGCTGCTACTTCGTAACTTGGAAAGCTTCTGGCTTGGCCACATAGGGTGAgagacaaaaaaagagaaagagagaaacatattgaaaatttagagctctgtgaaagaaagaaagaaaggaaaaatgtataaatttagtaaaattttactcttttatttgtctattgagTTTGTTTTTACGGGCCAACAATATTGGcctaattttaactaaactcagattattcactcagcttatatataattaaaatatattatatttatatattttttaatatatatatatatatatatagatagagtgaggctactatgcttctggaagcacggagccttccgtgcttccaggttgttttcgatgttgcgactttcgaatcatcgatcagctccattaaacttaatctagagtatttgaagtacctagaaaataaattttgtaatttttcgctatcatttgcctaatgcaCAAAGGGGctaaaaatcaacggctgaaaataaaaatcttacaaaacgtgataatatgacattaaaattttagatcaatgatattgatcttattttttatagtataaagaactttctatcaaaatttcacgtgatttggatatttctacaccgttaaacttgcaaacggctcactacggccattaaaattatttgattttgagccccttcgatcactaggcaaatgatattgaaaaatcataaaatttattttctaagtacttcaaatactctagattaagtttaacggagccaatcgatgattcgaaagtcgaaacatcgaaaacaacctggaagcacggaaggctccgtgcttccagaagcatagtagccttactatatatatatagttagacctggcaatctaaaccctaaactacaCCAAAAGGGGCTTTTAGGGGCAATTGAAAATGCCAGAAAAAGCATAAAAAGTGCCAACAAAGGTTTTTCCCGGCATAATTTTGTGGCACTCGTAAGTGCCGGTTAAACGTCCGTCGGCAATTCTTTTGCGGGCACTTCTTGTCAAACGCCAGTAAATGATAAAATACCGGCACTTTAAACTGCCACCTATAAGAATCTATAGTGGCACCTAAAAAGTGCCGGCTAAGATATCAATTTCGACATTAACAACTGCCACTATACATTTCTATAATGGCACTCAAAAACGCCGGCTAAGATATCTATTTCGGCATTCACAACTGCCACTATACATTTCTATAATGGCACTAAAAAATGCTGGCTAAGATATCTATTTCGGCATTCACAACCGCCACTATACATTTCTATAATAATGGCACTCAAAAGTGCCGGCTAAGATATCTATTTTGGCATTCACAACTGCCACTACACATTTCTATAATGGCACTCAAAAGTGTCGGCTAAGATATCTATTTCGGCATTCACAGGCACCATTTATTCATACTTTTGGCGGCAGCTTTTGTTGCCAACAATCGAGATATAATTATCATTTCCTCTtcaatgaacaaaaaaaaaaagtaccaacAAAAAGATGCATTTGTGATGCATTCTTATGTTTTGCAATCACACATGAATAGGAATTTATGCATTAACAATAAAATAACAATTAACTATTAACAAATAAATATCTCATGCATGTTAATACAAAATATTATGAAACGTATGTATACACACGCAAACAACTTCGAACACAATAAGTTTTGCATAAGCAAATTAGAGAATAAAAACATAACTTCACAAACTTTCAAAAAGTATCATATATTCAACATCCATATTAAACCAAAAAAGCTGTCAATTTAGTCCCAACAACCTAATAGTAATAGTATACTCCAAGTACATATCTTAGTTATAGACAAAATGAAACAAAATGGAGCCTTGCAATTGTTCCACATGCAGATTTCTTAATTTCTTAGTACTAAACATACCTGcataagaaaaagataaaaatctaTTATATAGTGGAACAAGAAAAGATTTAGCGTACTATCTCTAACCTACATTAGATGATAAAAttctaagaagaaaaaaatcatcACATTTCTACATTCAACATATAGAACAATAAATatagaacaaataaatatagaatcatcatatatttttctactttttacCAGACAAAAAAAGAGGGCTGCAAAAAAAAGTTAGATCGAAAACACTTACTAGTTTCACTTTTGACCAATTCCAATTAACACATTGGTAGTATGTATCGAAAATAGAGCATGATCAAAGAATAAGAGCCATATATTAATTATACTGTATTAATCACCAAATTAATCTAATAGGAAATTAATGGTCCACATGTGACATGCACAGCATTCACTAGCTAATTAATCAATCCTTAACCTAATTGATGACCAGCTAATCAAACCATAGTCCCATGTCATTTGCCCCATATTGAACTCTAATTGCCTCAATCAATTAACATAAACATAGGTTCGATTGATAAGGATGAGGTTCACCGAAAACTAAGCCTGTAACTCCAACAATAGGTTGGCAAAATGCGAATCCTTACTCGAATTTGCCAAAGCAGTACATCGAATTCAAACTGGACATCGAATTCAAACTAGATTTCTTAGTACTTCTCGAACAATAGTGTTTAATACATGAATCAACAAAGTAATGACACCATCAAGAAAAAGTAATGACAAAGTAATAaacaaattcaaacaatttgctaaaaaaaagaaaaggaaaagcacAAGCGATGCTTAGTTATAATGTCTAGGGGAATAATTTCCAAATACAACAGTAGGGTTGGTCACTAGTATAACCATTTAGAtgataagcaaaagaaagcatATTTGGGAAGTGGATAGACCACAGAATACcattaatttgcaaaatttgtcTCAAAACTTACAGATGTATGTCTGCTCTGTATGAAGGTTTTCCGTTGTTTAGCCTTAGAACAATGATTTGACAACTATGAGGATATATGGCCCTTTTGAAGCTATGTTAGCACCATGTTGTAAGCAGCTTAACTTATTAAtgaagagaaagatgaaaaaaattCGCTCCGCAGGTAGGCTGATAAAGCAAAATTACTTTGATAATGCAAGGCCATCAGATCATAGGAATCTGTGCAATGATTTTTCAATGAATGAGTCGGGTTCATCTAATCCGCAACATCGAGGCATGAGTCTGGTCCACTTGGTTAATAGGCCCAACATATTCGGCTCTGGACTCACGAGCACCCATTAACAGTTCAATCTAAAAGATTGGAAAAGTTACTTCATAGCTTAAGAGGAATATATCAGTATATATCCCAAATCAAAATATAAGGCCGATCCATCGTCGAGCAACAAAATAATGGGTGTAGTCATTTGCTCACATGGTTTGACAATGTAAGCACTACTGTATTCTCAAATCGAAGTCTACTAACTTGGCTACATACAGACACTCCACTCAATCTGCACGGACTTATTTGCGTACAAGAGACTTGGAAAGAAATAAACATGAATTAAGATGAAAAGGGAAAACTCAATAATTTATAGATCGTAACAATTTGATTCAAATATTGAGCCAGATCAAAGATCTTCGAATCATACAAGTTACATAAGATCCGTTAAGATACGTATTCAAGTTTTGTATCAAAAACCTGAAAATGAACCCATGTTTTCAGTTTCCTCACATGTAGTAGTCCTTAATAACTAGGATGTGCTGAAGATCCAAAATGATTAACACCATATCTCCAACTGCAAATCCTTTGAGCCAAATCaagtgtacatatatacatatatatatatatacacacacatattgAATGCTTATGACTCTTCTTTGTGAAGCAACATTGTATCATAGTGAGGCCAACAGTAAGGCCAAGGGTGTTTAATACATGAATCAACAAAGTAATGACACCATCAAGAAAAAGTAATGACAAAGTAATGACAAAGTAATAaacaaattcaaacaatttgctaaaaaaaaaaaaagaaaagcacaaAGGACAAGcatcaagaaaaaaataaaccgAAGGTGCAAGAATAATAGTGAAGAAAACAGAACCGACCCAATCTTAATTACCCAAATCCGCGTGTAACTGGCTTAACCTTTTCACTACCTTAACCtgtattaggaaaaaaaaaaagtactcaaTATAAGGTCAAGTATTATGTTCCTATCTATCAAAGGAAAAAGATTATTGAATTTTGGTAACTAAATATAGATGTTTcgttaataataaaaaaaatattgaggtcaataattttcaatatatacaaaattatttaatacaTGTCAGTTTGGATGTAAATGTGTATACTTACAAGAGAGGATGGCCAAGCAATAGATTTTCTTGCAGCATCACGTATCTTCGTCATACCATTATAACTCCTAATCAAACTTTTTGTTGGTATCTTTACTACCTCAATATAAATCTCCCAATATTGTTGACCTAACCTTTCGCCTCCTACGATAGTAGAAGGATCTTTGCTAAACAGAAGTCCTCGTGCAACGGGGCGATGAGGTTGTCCAACGAACATTAAGAGCACTTCTTGATTATCCTGTCCAACATTTTTAGTAAATATAGGAACATAAATTTCACTATTGAATAATCAATATAGATGTTACCTCAGTTACAGGTTCATATCGAACCCTTCTTTTCTTTGCTTGatggacctatatatatatattagagaactAAATGGTTTTCTAATAAATAACATAACATATTTCCATCTAAGAAAAATATGTACCTGATAAGACTGAAACTCGTGGCTGGATGATGATGATCGTGCTTCTCTTTCCAATGCATCTTTAGGATTATTCGCATCAACAATATTCTATATAAGAAATAACACTATGtaattaatactaaaattttaacaaaatactatttaataaatttcctAAGAAATGCTTAATTAGTAAAGTAAACCTGTCGACCATCCAATGGATTAGTAGGTGTATAATTAGTTTGGTGGAAATCAGTAGACTTATGTTGCAACATAGCTGTCATCATCGCTTTCATTTCAGCCAACTGGGTCTCCATAACCATCATTCTTTCCTTCATCTCTTTTGTTTCCTCCTCTGCTTTCTTTCTAGCCTCAGTTGCCATTCTTATACATGCTGCAGGTGAAGGTGCGTCGGTCCAAATATGAGTAGGAGCAGGGCCCAAACCAAGACCACGCACGCGACcatgtttttcttttccaaatatCTCCGAAAATAAATCATTTACTTCTTTCGCTCCTTTTTGGGCAAGAGCTGGTTGATTCTTGGTCTTCACATcaatctctctctataatagGCCATGTATATCACAATGTCATGAGTAGCTAGAAATGTATAGTTGTGAGTAAAAGTCTCGCTTAAGATTCACGTAAAGATTTCAAACAATACTTGAATAAATCTACTATGAGAATAAGtaaaatttatacattatttATGCATCAACAAGAATAGAAATGTTTACTAACAAAAAGTAGAAAATTAGTTTACTTACAATTTTGTTGGCGCATTCTTCATTCATCGGGTCCCCATTTTTGTGAACATGGGTAATCTTAAACAGTTCGGCCCTAGTTGGCACTATTCCTTTTTCCTTTCgctgttaataaaaaaaaagttttaattcaatgaATTCGTGTTGTAGCATATATATAAGCTTAGAAGGATATGTGAATTAAGTGATTTACCTTTTCTTCACGAATACGAGCAAAACTTCTTGAGTCAGCAGTGTGAGTAGTAATTTGTAGAGAACGGCTACTTTTGTTTCTTAAACTACGCGTCTATATACAACATCAACttggttaaaaaatacatctatATAGCTAcactaaaagaaataaagagtGAATATGATTGAGAATGAAAAAATTGTAAAAGCACCTGTCCTTCTTCGCTATCCCAGTATTCAATCAATTGTCTCCACTGCTCTGGGAGGACTCTTGAATCGCGATCAGCAAGACGATCTTCATAAGTATTATGAGCATCGTAATGCTTTTTCTTAAGATCAGATTTGAAGTCCTTCCATTTTTTTCCGAGAGCTTTCATAACCTATGGCCAACTATCATCTCCAAGATTATACTTTAActataagaaaaatagaaattttatttaattgattaaacatgattagatattaaaaatatagagaCAAACCAGCTAATATATTGATACCTTAACAATATTCCACATTATCTTTTTATTGTCCAAAGGCATATGCCTCCAATCCTTATATGTCAATGGTGCATCCTTTCCACTTCGAGCAATAATGCCTAAGAAGTTTGTGAATTGTGCGGCTTCATCACCAATAGGCTGATCAAATTCATTAAAAGTTAGAGCCAACAGATCACCATCACGCCTAGCCCATATTTTATGCATGCGAGTAGGACCTCTCCCATTCATTGACTTTTTAGAAGAATCTGTTTTCCAAATGATTAAAAAAGATAGTTAAAAAACAAATATCTAATAGTgatcaatttattttctatattatattCCAGAGTTTTGATGAATATGCATATCTTAgggattaataattaatatccaTATTTTCTTCAGGTTGGTCATCGTCAGAACTAGATTGGTTGTCATCATCAAtacccaaatcaaaaagattctCTTGATTGTGACCTCCAGATTGCCTTCGCAAGTGATTACTTGATGGTGTATCTTCTTGAATAGGATCACCTAACGTGTTTGTTGCATTTGAAGGACCACATGTAGAACATCCTGGATGAAATCTTGTACGTGCCATAGCCAATTACTAAGCCCAGCCTCCTGCAAAACAGTGAAGAAAACAATAAATACTAAAACTTTATGAATTAGtgaaattattatatactaCTTACACATGAGTTTTCAATGTCATTTAGTAACTtgttatataaataaacaagaatAGTGAATATTATGAAATATGAACAAAGAGACATTATCTACTCCTAAAGCAAACAAGTTAGAATTAttgaaactaaaattaaattgcaaGAGATCAATGAAGACAAAGTAATGAATCAACCTTATAACTAAAAATCAATCACATCAATAATCATCATCACCAACTCCATCATCCTCTGAGTCACCACTTTGTATAGCATCTTTTGGATGAGTAATATCTAAACGTGTATTAACAGTTGGTCCCGGTATATTTGTCCTTGCCCAGATACCATTGTCAATATTATTACTACTACTGCTTTCTGTATTTAAACTACTATCTAAACCATTCGGGTAGTATATCTCTATATCATCTCCACACTCTTCCTCTTTTGCAGACATATCAAAGAAGTCCCTAGGTTTTGTACCAACTACAACATGCCAATCTTCCTCTAAGGGGTCTTGTATATAAAACACTTGTTCAACTTGTGATGCTAGTACAAAAGGTTCATTTGCTATATTCTCATTACTATATAGCAATCGATTGAAGTTAACAAGTGTAAATCCAAATTTGTCCTTCTTAATCCCTCTGCCTTCAGAACGCACATCAACCCAATCACATTTAAACAACACAACCTTTGCCTTTTCATTATAGTATAGTTCAATAATCTCTTTCAGAACTCCATAGTATGCAACATCTCCTTTGATAGGATTTTGATCCTTTGCACTTGAAAAACTAGAGGTGCttgcaacaacaacaacgccGCTATTTTGTGTTCTTCGTCTCTCCTCAACATCTTTCGTATGAAATCTAAATCCATTAACAATGTATCCTTTATATTTTCTTGCTGTCATTAGAGGACCCGCTGCCAACCATTGAATTTCCTCCGATAACTCATTCTCTTCTCTTATCAAATTACGAACCTATTAAACAGTGACATGCCAGTTAGTGTCTTAATTTTACCTATATAATTATTAACAGATTAAGTTCAAAGTGATCTAGACTTACATGGAATTTAAACCATTCATGAAAAGTTTCATTATGAATACGCTCAACATCACGCCTTCGCGCTCGACGATTATTCGCCTTGATATCTTGAAGATGAGTTCTGTAAATAAATAAGCCTAACTAagtacactattaaaaattaaaattataccatataaactcttaattaatatttaagtttaaGAACTTACTCAAAATAAGAGCTTataggatcaaaattaaatagtaCATATCGATGTGCTTGTACCCACGTTGTATAATCCAAAGTTATAGTTTCGCCATCGTCTAATGCACGACCAATATAGGAAAATAGGGCTCTTTTAGGTAAATCATTAGGATTACGATCATCATTTCTTACTGGACGGTTGAGCCGAGATTCAACACCATGTAAATAGCGATAGCAAAATGTTAGGCTCTCCTCAATTAAATAACCTTCCGCAATTGAACCTTCTGGATGTCTTCTATTTCGTACATATGACTTTAGTCTCAAAAGGaacctaaataaataaaaataaaaatataagtagaaaaaaaaactgcataaattagaaattttttaaattattagccGACTATTAATATCATACTGTACCTTTCAATTGGATACATCCAACGGTATTGCACAGGACCAGCAAGTTTGGCCTCTCCAGCAAGGTGAATTGGCAAATGAACCATAATATCGAAAAAGGACGGAGGAAATATTCTCTCAAGATGGCATAATGTCAAAGCTATTCGATCTTCTAATTGTTGTACATCCTTCACCCGAATAGATTTACAACATAATTCTCTAAAAAAGTTACTTAGCTCTATCAATGTTTGGCTAACATTCTCTGGCAAGATTCTTCTTGTAGCTAATGGGAGCAAATGTTGCATCAATATATGACTATCATGACTCTTGAGCcctgaaatttttttctctttaacatGTACACGATTTGAGATATTTGATGCATAACCGTCAGGAAATTTAACTCCCTTTAATAATTTACAGAAATCTTCCTTTTCCTTCGTACTCATAGAGAAGCATGACGGAGGTAGATATGTTTTGGATCCACTTGATACTGGATGAAGGTCATATCTTAGTCCCATGTCTCGTAGGTCCAGACGAGACTTGAAATTATCTTTTGATCTTCCTTCTGAATTTAGTAATGTATAAAGTACATTGTCAGTAAAGTTTTTTTCAATATGCATAACATCAAGGTTATGACGTACTAGAAGAGTTTTCCAATATGGCAGTTCAAAAAAAATGCTCACCGCTTCTTCCAATTATGTGTAAGGTAACACTTCATCTACTCGCTTAACGTTTTTTGCTCTTAGATTTACAATTATTCGTTCCTCAAAATGATGTTAACATCTTTACCTTGCTCTAAAACATCCGCAACCAGAAAGTGGAAAGTAGGTGCTGTTCTATGTTCTATGCTACCATTGAAAGATATTGCAATCACGCCCGAAATTTATTCCATTATCAAGGAATCCTCGATGTCCCAATATAGCAAAATTGTCTTTCCTATGCTTTAAATATATCAGCAGCAAGTTTCACTATTGCAAGTAAAGGCAAGGCAAATGCGCCCTTTTTGTGGCTCCATGCCGCGAAAGACAAGCCATACCTGGAAAATCACTGATCGTCACAAGATTGAGCATGCATTTGAAATGCTGTTTGCAAAGCACTCTATGTCTTTGTGCCTTCACTGCCCTAGCTCCTTAATTCATCTATAATGGCTGCATGTACACATCTATATTCTTCCAGAGCAATGACCAGGAAAGTAAGAGAGTATAAATATTGGTTGCTTTCATGCAACAACCAAGGGGGCAATTATATAGGAATTAAGACAACGGGCCACGGTTACTGATGAGAAATTACGTCAATTGTCGAAATGGATTAAAAGCCGTCGCTTGCCAACCCTCAGCCTCACATTCCGTGGCTCCGATGACAATTGGAATGCTTGGAATGGTCAAAATCTTCCATGCTGGAGAATCAGCAGGATGGTCTAGTTAATCCATCTTTTGTGCCGCCCTTTCATTATCGCCATCTCATATAGATGCTGTTTTTGAAGACATAAATAGCCTCTTGTAGTCTTTGTTTTAGTGAAAGTATCGCAAATCCTTTGCAGAAACCTTATACCGGATGCATTCTGCTTTTGCTTCTTAATACTTACTTACTTTCAATGGTTTTTCCACCTTGAGGCACCACATAACTATGGCCAATAAAGATGCATTAGCAAACTTCTTCCGATATACACATACACATTATTTGGACAAGCATCAATTTCTCATAGCCTATCGCACAGTTCTTAATGTGTTATTTGTCAGTCTCATAAAACTGCTTGGTAAGGGTTTCGCCCTGCTGGTAATATACGTTCTTTAGCAATGTTACAGAGCAGTATCAAAGCTTTTATATTGCTGCCAAACCCCCTAACATTTATTTTAATAGTCCTCACAAATGAATGAGAGTTTTGAATAACTTCTACATCACTGGATATATTTCCTTGATTGATCTTATTCActaataattatgaaaatttgtttGTCTCTTGCTCTGGCTCCTGTTTGTCAAATTCGGTTAGTGTCTAAATCTCCCTACATCAAAATCTGACTCTGGATGAAAAAAACTATGTAAAGTATCATCCATTTTACATGCGTTGATTTGTTCATCGTCTGAAATATTCGCCTTATTAGTAAGGGTTTGAATTGGGAAGCTGTCCTCTCATGAAAATATCCATCTGTATTAACCTTGCATAAATCCATACAATAAGAGATGTTCTAGACAATTTCCTCTTCTTTCCAAAAGCAATTATTGCATTTTCGACTGGCAAAGAACATTATTTCTTTTAAGATGCATTGTCGAATGCAATTTTGAGGAATGCTCCAAGCCTTGCTCGTAATGCAAGCACTTGACCTATCCTACATTAATTGAATAGCGACATAATCAATATTACATAATTATAATAAACTCGAATATACGTAATCATATACTGAAATATTAGTAAATTTACTTGCTTAAGAAATCACGTCTTATCCATACTCTCAACAAGAACTTAGGTCATTCGATTTGTAATCGAATCTACCTGTATAGACCGTAAAAAGGTAATCACTATTTTATGTTCAGTTACATATGACTTCATTATATAGACCTATAATCACTTTAAAGTTCATGActatgaaaaattatgaatctGCAATAAAATGCCANNNNNNNNNNNNNNNNNNNNNNNNNNNNNNNNNNNNNNNNNNNNNNNNNNNNNNNNNNNNNNNNNNNNNNNNNNNNNNNNNNNNNNNNNNNNNNNNNNNNatttaaaatttaaaatttgacaattcaaaattttaaattaaaatttttaaataaagtacTGAAAGGGTTTCGGGTGTTAGAagggtaaaattatttttttacacaaTATGTAGTATTACCGGATTTTAGTAATGCATGATACACGACCCtctctcgttaatattttcgatataatcctactcgatttgtaatgctacattaacggctagattacatagcggattaaccaaacacagtaattctgacaggattgcctgtaatcctgccaggataactcgaaccaaacgcacccttagtgtAATACTTCAAGCACCCTAAAACGCTATCTATTCTCAAAAACCCATAACCTCCAACAATCTTGAAGTATTATGATCGTATGTCGGATTTGAGCGAGTAAGGTGTCTATTTGAAGATCTCGTCAAGACGAACTCACAAGTATAATTTACTTTTGATTTCGACGGTCAAATTGGCCGGGATCTGAGTTTGAAAGTCAGGCGGCAGAAATCTTTGattcaaaaacccaaaaattataGCCAATTTCAGAGGGTGAAACCACTTGGGTTCTGTTGTACTCGTCGATATGCACATTTTGAGTGGTCACTCGTCTCGAACGAAGGTCGGACGACGGAGTTACGGCAATCGAAAGTTTTCAGCAGTTTTCGGCGACGAGGGCAGTTCATCTTAAGGTTTTTGGGCGCTACGGATCCATTTTTGGGTCTGTTTTTGACAAATTTCACCTCTACTGAGCAGTTTGATTCAGGTTAGGGGCTTTATTCAACTTTGTGAGCTCTAAGGACTACAAGGTACACTCTTTCTAACACTTTGCTCTGATTAAATGGCAAAGCATAGTTCTTATGATATTATAAAGCTGCAATCATTTGATGTCACTGAATTTTATGGTTGAAAATTACATGTTCAATTTGGCATGAAAGAACATGAAATATTCTACACTGTTTTGAGTGATTTTGCATCTACCATTGAAGATGTGGATGAATATCAATAGAACAAAGATGAAGATTTTTGTAGAGATTACTTGTTGAACTTTCTAAATCCTCGTCTAGCTATGACTTACAGTGAGTATAAGACAACGAAAGAGATATGGGATCACTTGAACGCTCAGTTCCAAAAACAAGAGGGGTTTTCTAAAACTCTTATAGCAGAGAAATTCTTTGACTTTAAGTTCAATATGAATTCAAGCATCACCTCTCAATTAATTGAACTTGAGAATATGAGGAACAAGCTGAAAGATGATAAATCTGATATGTCCGATAATCTCTTTGTCGGTCTTGTATTGAGTAAGCTACCTACTGAATGGAATTCTTTCAAGACTGAAATGCACAGACTGAAAAAACAGATAGGACTGGATgaattaaaaaagtatattcACATTGAGGATCAAAACAGCACTAGAAAGAGTTTAGAACAAGTAGGACAA contains the following coding sequences:
- the LOC109709063 gene encoding uncharacterized protein LOC109709063 is translated as MKALGKKWKDFKSDLKKKHYDAHNTYEDRLADRDSRVLPEQWRQLIEYWDSEEGQTRSLRNKSSRSLQITTHTADSRSFARIREEKRKEKGIVPTRAELFKITHVHKNGDPMNEECANKIREIDVKTKNQPALAQKGAKEVNDLFSEIFGKEKHGRVRGLGLGPAPTHIWTDAPSPAACIRMATEARKKAEEETKEMKERMMVMETQLAEMKAMMTAMLQHKSTDFHQTNYTPTNPLDGRQNIVDANNPKDALEREARSSSSSHEFQSYQVHQAKKRRVRYEPVTEDNQEVLLMFVGQPHRPVARGLLFSKDPSTIVGGERLGQQYWEIYIEVVKIPTKSLIRSYNGMTKIRDAARKSIAWPSSLVKVVKRLSQLHADLGN
- the LOC109709606 gene encoding uncharacterized protein LOC109709606; translated protein: MHIEKNFTDNVLYTLLNSEGRSKDNFKSRLDLRDMGLRYDLHPVSSGSKTYLPPSCFSMSTKEKEDFCKLLKGVKFPDGYASNISNRVHVKEKKISGLKSHDSHILMQHLLPLATRRILPENVSQTLIELSNFFRELCCKSIRVKDVQQLEDRIALTLCHLERIFPPSFFDIMVHLPIHLAGEAKLAGPVQYRWMYPIERFLLRLKSYVRNRRHPEGSIAEGYLIEESLTFCYRYLHGVESRLNRPVRNDDRNPNDLPKRALFSYIGRALDDGETITLDYTTWVQAHRYVLFNFDPISSYFETHLQDIKANNRRARRRDVERIHNETFHEWFKFHVRNLIREENELSEEIQWLAAGPLMTARKYKGYIVNGFRFHTKDVEERRRTQNSGVVVVASTSSFSSAKDQNPIKGDVAYYGVLKEIIELYYNEKAKVVLFKCDWVDVRSEGRGIKKDKFGFTLVNFNRLLYSNENIANEPFVLASQVEQVFYIQDPLEEDWHVVVGTKPRDFFDMSAKEEECGDDIEIYYPNGLDSSLNTESSSSNNIDNGIWARTNIPGPTVNTRLDITHPKDAIQSGDSEDDGVGDDDY